GCTTAGTCCTTTCTATATGCCTTAAAAAATCGTAGCCCAATCCTTCTCCTTTATGAGCTCCCTCTATCAATCCTGGTATATCTGCCATAACAAAGGATTTTCCTTTATGTTCTACTACTCCTAAATTAGGAGTAAGAGTAGTAAAAGGATAATTGGCAATTTTAGGTTTTGCTCTTGTGCATGCAGCAAGCAGTGTAGATTTACCTGCATTAGGAAATCCAACAAGTCCAACATCTGCTAATAGCTTTAATTCCAGTCTGACCCATAGTTCTTTCCCCTCTTCGCCACTTTCAGCAAATCGCGGTGTTTTCATTGTTGATGTAGCAAACTTAGCATTACCCCTTCCACCTTTGCCGCCTCTTAATACAATAGCCTTTTGACCTGATTTAACAAGGTCTGCAATAATTTCACCTGTTTCATCATTTATTATAGATGTACCAATAGGAAGCTTTATATAAAGATTTTCCGCATTTCTCCCATATTTATTATTTCCTTGACCATTTTCCCCATTACCTGCAATATATTTTCTCCTATACTTAAAATCCATAAGTGTAGACATATTAGGGTCAGCTATAAATATAATATCTCCGCCTTTACCTCCATCGCCTCCGTCTGGTCCTCCATATGCTACATATTTTTCCCTTCTGAAAGAAATAACACCATTTCCGCCATTACCTGATTTTATATATATTTTTGCAGTATCTATAAACATAATATCACCTGCCATTTCGTCTTTTTTATTATTTCCTTATTTATATTTTATATTTTTTCCTTCGATAAACTCCACAATCTTATCTAAATCATTACTCTTAAAGATATCCTTTTCAATTTTAAGTGCATCTATTGCTTTATGCACATAATCTATTATTTTATCCGGGTTTCCAAGCTGAGCATAACCCAGTATAATCTGAAGGTCATTAAGATAATCATGTCTCTTTTCACTGATATATTTTAGCAATATTTCAACATTCCTGTTGTCCATACTTTCATCCCCTTCATGACTTTTTAAAAAGTATATCCATGTAATAAGAAAAATCCTGACTTAAGCCAGGATTTCTTTTCTCTCAGCATAAACGCTTACCTGTTTTTTGTCACGGCCTTTTCTTTCAAAGGTCACATAACCATTGGTAAGTGCAAATAATGTATCATCCTTACCTATACCGACATTTGTACCGGGGTGAATTTTTGTTCCCCTCTGTCTAACAAGAATATTGCCTGCCAGCACAAACTGTCCATCGCCTCTTTTAACACCAAGACGTTTTGATTCACTGTCACGACCGTTTCGTGAACTGCCAACACCTTTTTTATGAGCAAATAACTGCAAATTCATCATTAACACCTCCTATCGCTTATCTTTATATATTCAGGATAAACCCTCTCTATATCCTTCAATCCAAGAATCATCGTTTCAATAATTGCCGTTACCTTTATTGAATCTCTTGCATCACCGTTATTCTTTACATATACTACCATATCCCCATCATGAATCTTCTTGCTTATTTCGACTGTTGGTAGATTTTCAATCCCTAAGACAGCCGTCTGTGTCACTGCCGCAACAGCGGCACATACAATATCTTTTCCATATTCATCATATCCGGCATGTCCTTTTATTTCAAACTTATAAACGGCATCGTTGTTATCTCTGAAAAATTTAGCTTTAATCATAACCCTAAACTATTTTTTCTATCTTGACTTTTGTATATGGCTGACGATGTCCCTGCTTTTTTCTTTCATTTTTCTTTGGCTTATATTTAAATACGGTAATCTTTTTGCCTTTGCCATGCTCAAGCACTTTTGCATCCACTTTTGCATTTTCAAGGAATGGCTTTCCAAATTCAAGATTCCCATCTTCTTTTGCAACAGCCAATACCCTGTCAAAGGAATAAACATCACCTTCCTGACAATTAAGCTTTTCTATTACAAGAACATCTCCTTCTTGAACCCTGTATTGTTTTCCGCCTGTTTCAATTATTGCGTACATATGGCACCTCCCCTTAACCAGTCTCGCCGAAACCAAGGTAAAATTTAAAACCCGTTCCGAGCGGCTACAATAAATATATTATCATAATAATATATAATTGTCAATTATACATCATATTCGATAATAAAATCACTATCATTTGTTATCTTGTCAATAAGAGGAATAATTGTAACCATACGGCTTATTTTATATAACTCCTTTAATTTATAAGTTTCTATAAGATTATTTATATGCTCATTACACTTAATATAAATTTTAGAAGCATTTGTATTATTGCATATTCTATCAATATTTCTTTTTATTTTATACACTATCCAATCATTTGATAGTATATATCCTTTACCCTTGCAATAGGGACATTTAGTAATAATATTTGTGCTTACTTGTGACCTTACCCTTTTTCTTGTCATCTCCAATAATCCCAGTTGCGTAAATCCCAGTATATTACACTTTGTCCTGTCATTTTTAAGTTGATATGCAAAAAAATCCATCAATTTTTTCTTGTCAAGTTCATCCTTCATATCTATAAAATCAATTATAATTATACCACCTATATCTCTTAATCTCAACTGTACAGCAATTTCTTTTGCAGCCTCCATATTTGTTTTTAAAATCGTTTCTTCTAATGAAGATTTGCCAATATATTTTCCTGTATTAACATCTATTACGGTTAACGCTTCCGTCTGATCAATAATTAAAAACCCACCACTTTTAAGCCATATCTTATTCTTTAAAAGATTATCTATCTGTTTTTCAATACCATATAAACTTATTAAGTCTCCTTCTTGATATTTAAAAATACTCTTTTTAAAATTCTTATCTTTTATATATTTAAGAATATTCTTATATTGTTTTTCGTCGTTTATTATGACTCCATCTATATCCATTGTATACATATCCTTGATATATTTGATAATAAAATTTTGTTCTTCATATAACAATGCAGGTGCTGAAACCTCTTTATACCTTTTTAGAATATCTCCATATAATTCTAAAAGATTATTCATATCTTTTAATAAATTTTCTCTTTCTATTCCTTTGGCTGCTGTTCTCATAATTAACCCGGAATTTTCAGGTTTTATTTCTCTTGCAATCTCATAAAGCCTGTTCTTTTCATTTGTGTCATTTATTCTATGGGATAAGGCAATATAATCTAACCCCGGCATGAAAACCATATATCTTCCAGACAAAGAAATATTTGTCGTAGCCCTTGGGCTTTTACTTCCAACAGCTTCTTTTGAAATCTGCACCATTATTTCCTGTCCAGGTTTTATTATTTGGGTTATTGATGTAATATCATGTTTTATATCATCAATATAAAGTGCATCATCGACAAATAAAAAAACATTTTTTTCACTGCCAATATCGATAAATGCAGCTTGCATTCCTTTTAATACATTCTGTACCTTTCCTTTGTAAATATTGCCAAGTATACTCTTGTCATTTTTTTTATTAATATGATATTCCCTTAATATATTATCATCTACATATGCTACCTGATTAAAATATTCATTTACATCAATTAAAATTCGTCTCAAAAAATCACCTCAGTCCAATATTAAGTCTTTCCTGTCTAATCTATACGTCTCTGTATCAATTTTATCTCCTATGAATTTATTAAAAGCATTTATAACATAAAGAGGTCCAGGCGAACCCTCAGCAATTGTTAATTTAATATATAATAAAATCCATCCCTCATCAGTTGAAATATACTTAAAATTAAGAATATATGGTTTTAAATCAATATCCTTTTTCCCTTTTTTAGTTTCTTTTTTTATTATAATTTTATCCTTAGACATAAACGCTTCAATTTTATTCTGTATCTCTTTCAATTCACCAAATAATCTTGCTTTTACTATATACTCAGCTTCTTTTACATGTTGCGACAGCAGATCCTTTTCCCCAACTTCATATGAATCTAATATATATATACCTTCAGGCAGCACTGCATTCATTCTATCCTTAAACTCTTGTGGAGATAAATTGTCTTCTATTATCACATCAAAATAATCTCCATGTGTTGTTGCACCAAGCATAAGGGCAGGTCCGAAAGATATAAGCGGATGTGGATTAAAACCCTTCGACAATGAAAACTTAATATCCCCTCTCCTCATGGCACGCTCTATTACCCGCATAAGGTCAAGGTGTGATATGAATCTCAGATTATCTGCCTTCATAAACCTATTTCTTAGCTTCAAAACATACAACTCCTTTATCAAGCTCTTTTATTCCACAGCCTGTACAGTTTAGCCTGCAATCATTCGTAAGCTTGCCTTCCATGGCTTTGTTATATTCTCTTATAAGATAATCTTTTTTAACACCACAGTCAATAATATCCCATGGAAATGTCTCATAGAAATCCCGTTCTTTGTTTGCATAAAAGTAAGGATTGATTCCTTCCTCTTCAAAGGCATCCATCCATACGTCAAATTTAAAGTAGTCCCTCCAGCTATCAAATTTACATCCTTTTTCCCATGCTTTCACTATAGCCTGTCCGACTCTTCTATCTCCTTTTGAAATTACAGCTTCCAAAAAGCTTATATGAGGTTCATGAAAGCTGTATCGAAATATTTTCCCTTTAAGCATATTTTTTAACAAATTCTGTTTTTCAATAATTAAATCTATTTTTTCTTGACCAAACCATTGAAAAGGTGTAAAAGGTTTTGGCACAAATGTAGATGTACTGACAGTTATTTTTAAGTTCTTAGTATTACCTCTAACTTCTTTATATACATCGGCAACTTTATGTGCAAGATACGCAATTCCTGCAACATCCTCCATTGTTTCAGTTGGGAGTCCTATCATAAAATACAACTTTACGGTGTTCCATCCTGCTTTAAACGCCTCTTTAGTTGAATTTAAAAGGTCCTCTTCCGAAACACCTTTATTTATTACATCCCTCAGCCTCTGGGTACCTGCCTCAGGTGCAAGGGTCAGACCAGTTTTCCTTACTTTTTGAATTTCCTTTAAAAGGTTAACTGAAAAAGCATCGATCCTTGTAGAAGGTAACGCAATACCTATGCCTCTTTCTTTGTATTTTTCAATCAAATCATGAATAAGCTCTTCTATTTTCGAATAATCACAGGTACTTAAAGATGTCAAAGATATTTCTTCATACCCTGTTGTCTTTATTAATTTATCCGCAAGTTCCAACAAACCTTCTCTTGATTTTTCCCTTACAGGTCTGTAAATCATACCAGCCTGACAAAAACGGCATCCCCTCGTACAACCCCTAAAAACCTCAAGCATAATCCTATCATGAACTATATTAATGTATGGTACTATTTGCTTAGCAGGGAAATAAGATTTATCAAGATTTTTTACGATTCTTTTTTTAATTACCGAAGGAACACCCTCAACTAAAGGGAAAATCCCTTTTACAGTACCATCCTCATTGTACTCTTCTTTATAAAAAGATGGTACATAAACGCCTTGTATTTTAGTTGCCTCCTTCAGAAATTTTTCTTTATTGAAACCTCTATCCTTCCAGTCAGCATACAAATCCAATATTTCATTTATAACCTCTTCACCTTCACCTATAACAAATAAATCTACTACATCAGATAAAGGTGCCGGATTATATCCACAGGGTCCACCTGCTATAATTAAAGGTGAAAAATCCCTTTCAATTCTTCTTATTGGTATGCCTGAAAGATTAAGCATATTTAATATATTGGTATAGCTTAATTCATATTGAAGTGTGAAACCAATAATATCCATTTCCTTCAGAGGTGTTTTTGTCTCCAATGTAAATAAAGGGATATCACATTCCCTCATCATATTTTCCATATCAACCCATGGAGCAAAAACCCTTTCGCAATATGTATCACTTCTTTCATTTATCAAATAATATAAAATCTTCATGCCAAGATGTGACATGCCGATTTCATATATATCAGGAAATGCAAAAGCAAACCTTATTTTGAAATCCTTGGTATTTTTAATAATAGAGTTGATTTCTCCCCCAGTATAACGGGCTGGTTTTGCTACTTTCATAAGTATATTTTCGATTTTATCTTTAATACTATACATTTAAAAACCTCCAAAAATATCACCGATGCATTTATTTAATCCGTAACTTACTGCATAATCTAAAAGCTGTGTTTCAGTTATCCTGCATTTCTCTCTCAGGTTTTTGTCCAGTACAATTATTATATGATATTTCAATGGTAAAAAACAATTAATTATTTTGCCGATTTTCTCATCCTCTAATACAGCAATATGATTAACTGCCATACTTCTTTTTTTTAAAAACTCTGATTTCTTATATGCAACATCCCTTAAATGAAAGAAAACTGCCATCTTTTTCTCATTTTTTGAAGAAAAAAATAATAATATTGCCAGTATAATTAATACATAATTTATACCACCATCTTTAATTGAATATATGGCATAATATATCATAACTATAGATATAAAATATGCAGAATAAATAGAATAATTCATAGCCCTTGTCAATCCTAAAAATCTTGAAAGAATACTTTTAAGTACCCTTCCACCATCAAGAGGAATCCCGGGAAGAAGATTAAACAAAGCCATTGCAATATTTATTTTCACTAAATAATCAAAGCTTAAACCCGTAAATTGCATTATCATTAATAATATAAAAACAAAAATAATATTAGAGAGGGGACCAGCCAATGCAATCAATATTTCTATGTCAGGTCTTACAAATACAACACTGTCAAGAATTGCTACTCCTCCAAAAGGGAAAATTTCTATCTGTAAAATATTTATTTTTAATTTCTTTGCTATATATGCATGGCTTAATTCATGAATCAATACAGACAATGTTATATTGACAAGTTCAACATAATATCCAGTAGTAATAAGTAACAATATAAAAACCCACGTCAATGGGTTTATTTTTATTCTTAGACCATCAATATTCATTTATTCATACCACTCGATTTTTTTTCTATTCTTACCTTTATTAAAGGGTCAATAGGCTTACCATTTTCCCATACTTCAAAGTGAAGACATGACACATTGGTTTTGCCGGAATTTCCAGTTTTACCAATAATCTGTCCTTTTTTTACCTGTTCACCTTTTTTTACATCTATTTCAGATAAATAAGCATAAACTGTTCTCAAATCATTAACATGCTTTAATACTATTACTTTTCCAAGCTCCGGATTATTGTTGTCTGCTATCATAACTTCCCCATCAAGTACTGCCTTAACATTCTCTCCCATGGGTGCCTCTATATCTATTCCTTCTTGTTTAATTTCCCTATTCGTTATAGAATCTAACCTTGTCCCGAAACCTGATATTATCGTTCCTTCTATAGGAGCTGTCATTTGTAATGCAGCATCTGATGAGGTGTTTTTTTCCTCTTTATTGTTAGAAAAAACTTTAATAACATTTTCTTTTATAGAAGGTATTTCTTCCATAACCAGTTTTAGCCCCTTTTTTGTATTCTCATAATTTGAATCAAAAGTTAATAATGTTTTTGCACCATTTGTTATTGAATTTGTTAAAGGCAGATTTATCGCTTTAAACAGCATAATAATGCCAAGCACAATAAGGCTTATAATAAACTGGTTTTCAAAATGTTCTATGTAATTTTTAAAATTAAACCTTTTGTTTATACCTGAATAATTTGAAGGCCATTTATTTGATTTCATTTGCTCAACCTCCTCTTATGTTATATTTATATTACTGGCGTTGAACGATTATGATAAAAAACAATCTCATAATTACATCTTATCTTTTATTGAAAAAAAGTGTATAATCTATTTAGATTATATTGTGATTAGGAAGGTGTAGAATTTGAAAAAAATTATAATATTTATCTATTTACTGATTTTCGCTTTTTCTATAGCAGGTTGCAGTAACTCTTCAAAAAAACAAGAAACAATAAAAAAAGAAACAAAAATAGATAACATGGAAAATAAAAAAATATCCATTGAAGAAGAAAAAAGAAAAGCACTTGAAAAAAAGGCTCAAGAGGGATATAATGCTTTCTTAAATAAAAAATACGATGATGCTATAGCAATAGAAGATGAAGTCTTAAAAGAAGATCCAAATTGTTATACGGCTTATTCTGTAAAGGGAATAACCCTTTGCTATTCACATAACTATGAAGAAGGGTCTAAATACATTGATAAAGCCTTAAGCATTAATCCAAATGATTATCTCGCAAGATTTAATAAAGCACTTTCACTTGAACTGTATGGTCACTATGATGAAGCCATTTATTGGTACAAAAAGGCAATAGAAATAGAAAAGGGTGCATGGAGTTATTATGGTATTGCAAGTATTTATGGAAGGAGAGGAGATGTGGAAAATACTATAAAATACTTAAAGCTTTCTATTGAAATTGACCCAAATGTGAAAAAAGAGGCAATAAATGAACCTGATTTTGCCCCAGTAAAAAATTCCAAGGAATTTGTAAATTTAATTAAATAAAATATTACTTCTCTAATATCATTTTAACAGAAAAAATCAGCATAAAAAACCCGAAAAATTTACGCAAATAAGCCGCAGGAATATAACAAGCAAATTTAGCGCCAAATATACTTCCAATAACAAGCATCATTGCTATTATCATACCTGCTTTTAGATCCGTATTTCCATGTTTATAATATTCTAAAAATGCTGCTAGTCCAACAGGTGGAAGCATTATAGCCAAAGATGTACCTTGTGCTTTTAATTGATCAAAACCACATATATATATAAGAGCCGGCACAACCAATAGTCCTCCTCCTATTCCTAAAAGTCCGCTTAAAACCCCTGCTGACAAGCCAATCAAGATATATATTATTATATTAACCATAATTTCACCACACCTTCAATCTTTTATATTCTCTTTTAATTTATAATATACTATCATATTTAACCAATTACGTCCAGAACGCTTTGCATCAAACATCATGTTCTCTACTCTCATAAAACCAATACTGAATGGATTTTTTCCATTTAATATGTATTTCTTCGGGATAAAAAGAACCGTCTTTTCGGCGGCGTGTTTATTAAATAAAATTTTTCAAGAGTTCCATTTATAAACGGTTAAGTCTTAAATATTATAATTTTTTACTAAAAAATAATTTTAGAATATATATCATTTACTCATAAACACATCATTAACTTTATCTTGTAAATATACTTTAGAATATTTCCCCCTTGACGCTTCTTCATACATCTTATATCCTTCGTCAATGCAGGCTTTACATGCATCTCTTGGAATAGAAACAGCAAATATTTCATAACCCAAATCCGAACGGGACTGAATTGTATTAACTCCTGAACAAGAAGGACATACCTTGAATTTCTGTGTCTGGGTTTCCCTAATGCCATCTGTGTCATAATATATATTTCTTGACCTCGATATATATTGTTTATTTTTAATTGTTTCTCTTTGAATATCGTCTTTCCTGCGCCAGCAGCTGTAAATCTTATCGCACAGTTCTTTTATATATTCCGTAATCCTATGTGATTGCCTGAGTTTTTCAGGATCATAGTCCGGTTCTTTTACACGAGAATAGTCAAGCCCTGCCATAGCAAGAATTATACCGAGGTTTACATAAGGAAGAGCTCCTTCAATTGAATATCCGCCTTCCAAAACTGCAATATCGGGATTTAATCGATGGTTTAACTCGGCATAGCCGTGGGCAGTAAACTTCATATTTGTAATAGGATCTGTATAGTGGTTATCCTGACCTGCAGAATTTACAATAATATCGGGTTTATATTCTCTAAGTATAGGAATAACAAGATTGTCAAGTACATACAAAAAGCCTTCTTCACCGGTTTCAGGAGGAAGCGGTATGTTTATATTGTATCCTATAGCAGAGGGACCTCCAAATTCATCAATAAAACCTGTACCGGGATAAAGGGTTCTTCCATCCTGATGAAAGGATATATAGAGGGTATCCTTATCATTCCAGTAAATATCCTGAGTACCATCACCATGGTGACAATCCGTATCCACGATAGCTATTTTTTTATTCCCAAATCGTTGCCTTATATTTTCCAGCATAACAGCTTCTATATTAATGATACAAAAGCCCCGATCTCCATATACTACCCTCTGTGCATGATGTCCCGGCGGTCTTACAATAGCAAAAGCTTTATCCACATCCTTTTCCATAACCATTTCGGCAGCCTTTATAGCACCTCCTGCAGATATCAAATGCGACTGGGTTACCCTTGTCATTACATCAGGTACACAAAAATGCACCCTTTCAACATCCTTAACAGTAGCCATATCAGGATTATAAAATTTTATTCCGTTAATATCTTCAATCCCTTCTTCAAATACCTGATCCTGAGTATAAAGAAGCCTTTCTTCTCTTTCAGGATGCGTAGGGCTTATTGCCCAATCAAAAGCCGGAAAAAATACAAGACCCAATTTGTTTTTAGCCTTAATCATTATTTGCACCTCCCAGTTCATATAATAATCCAGGTCTTATCTGGGCTCTTATCCTTATATTTTTGCCACTGGTATAAAATCCCCTCACCATATTGAAGCTTGATTCTTCTGTTATTTCTGCTTCAAATTCCTTATCAATAGTTCCTATAGCAGAAGCCTTTTCTTTTAAAAGTTGCAATGCCTTTTGTTTTGCCTCATATATAGTGAAATTTTTGTCAATTTTCTCATATAGCCCCATTTCAGGTACTGAAAGTTTACCTTCAGCAGTATCAGCTAAAACTGTTACTTCAGCAGTTGTCTTTGCAAGAGCTGCTCCTATTGCATTAGCCACCTCATAATTTTCTGGAACATAACAAGGCAGGTTAAATTCTCTTTCCAATAGAGGAGCTAAAGCCTTAGCAGGACCTCCTATGGCAGAAATATACTGTGGCTTCAATTTTTTCCCGTATAAAAGTTCTTTAACCGTATATACAGGTTTACTGTTAATTTCATCAAGGATGTGATTCACTTCTTGTTTTATCATAGTTCCCATCTTTTTATAGATATATTCTGAGGTTCCTTTGACATCTAATCCGAGTTTATCTCCTATTTGTTTCATTGCTGAAACAGCCTGCTCTTTATTACCAAAATCGAGAAGCCCCAAGACTATCATAGCATCACTTGGAGTAGGCACAGAACCCCCAAGTGCCATTGGAAACCCCTCTCGGCGAGGTCCTATCTCTATTTCTCCATCTTCAACATGTATTGCGCTATCTCCTCCGAGACCTATAGAAACACTGTATATAGCCCTTACCAGTGTATTATAATTGCTTATATTAATACCAAGAGGCTCAAAAAGTGAAATCCCATCTGCCACAAAAGAAATATCAGTTGTAGTACCACCAATATCTAAAAAAACAGCATCCTTATCTCCTGGCTTAAAAGCAAGTGCACCCATTAAGCTTGCAGCAGGTCCTGATAATATAGTATTTACCGGATATTGCTGTCCTGCATCTAAGCTTATTGTTCCGCCATCAGCTTTAAGCACATTAACCGGAACATTGATATTTTCTTTTTTCATAGCCTTCCTTATGCTTTCACAAAATGATTTGAAAACATAATATACTGCAGAATTTAAGTAGGAAGTATACACCCGTCTTGGAAAGTTTAATTTTCCTGAAAGCATATGTCCCATCGTTACAGGAGAAAATTCATCATCTAAAAGCCGGCTAATATTAATTTCATGCATAGGATTTCTAATAGAAAATTTAGCCACCACTGCACATGCTTTTATATCCTTATCCCTAAATTTTGCAACAGCTTCTTGTATTTCCTCTGGGTTAAAGGGTTTTATTTCTCTACCGCGATGGTCAACATATCCTGTAATAAAAATATTCTCTTTTCCACATGCCAGAAAAGAGGGATCCATGCCCGGACCGCTTTCTATAACCATACCAACAGGAGCAATCTTACCCTCTACAATGGCATTTGTTGATATAGTAGTGCTTAAATTTATATGCTCAATACTTGAAATATCCTTATCTTTAAGCAAACAATTTAAAGTTTTCCATATGGATCCAAATAAATTAGTATGATCGGTAGGAGTCTTAGCTACATCTATAATATTACCCTTATCAATAAGTACAGCATCCACATGGGTTCCTCCCATATCCAATCCTACAATCAATTTAAATGCCTCCTTAGTATTAAAACATTTAAAAATTTTTCCTTCTTTATTAATAATATATCAAATAAATAAATATATCAAATTAAATTTTATAAATTATCAAAAATTTATTTTTTGCCTTCTCATTCCGATATTCAACAGCAATCCCAGCCCAATCATATTAGCAAGCATAGAACTTCCCCCATAGCTCATAAATGGAAGGGGTATGCCTGTTACAGGCATTATTCCAATTGCCATACCTATATTTTCAAGAATATGAAAAGCCAACATTGATATTATACCTGTAGCAACAAGATATCCAAATCTATCTTTTGCCATAACAGCAATCTTCCATGATTTATAAAGCAAAATAGCGTACAATATAAGCAAGAAAGAAGCACCTATAAAGCCCAGTTCTTCGCCTATTACAGAAAAAATAAAATCTGTCCATGCCTCAGGAAGATAATAAAGCTGTGTCTGACTCCCATTAAAAAGCCCTTTTCCCCAGAACATACCTGAACCAACAGCAATTTTTGATTGTGTTACATGATATCCAGAACCTAAAGGATCAAGTTTTGGATTTACAAATGATAAAAGTCTATTACGCTGATATGGTTTTAATATTTTATATGCAAAAGGCAATAACATAAGTCCTGACATAATTAAACTAACAAAAATTCTAAGTTTTACTCCTGATATGAAAAGCATACCTAAAAATATGGCTAAGAATACAAGTGCCGTTCCCAGATCAGGCTGTAGCATGACGATAATAAATGGAATAGCAACATGAATAAGAGGAACAATTAATTCTTTGAAATATCTTATTTCCCCCATGTTGTTAAATTTTTGTCCCAAGGTTAAAATCAATGCAATTTTAGAAAATTCTGATGGCTGAATAAAAACCGGACCTATATGAATCCATGATTGTGCTCCATTACTGGTTTTGCCAATAACCAAAACTGATAAAAGAAGTAATATGTTGACAATGTAAATAACTGTAGAAAATTTTTGAAATATATTATAATCAAATAAATTTATAATTATAATCATTACAAGTCCTGCCAATATCGCAAATAACTGAATCATTACCTTTTGATATGAACCTGTTTTTAATGTGTGAGATGCACTTAAAATTACAATAAGACTTAATATGGAAATTAGTAAAGCGGTTATCAATAAACCATAATCAAAATTTTTCAGAAGCTTCTTATTATATGCCTTATACACCACATATTTCTCCTTTATAGTATTTTATCCTATTGATATATAAATTAATTTATTTTTAAAACTGCTGCGCCTTTGATTTTTCCGCTTTTCAGCATGACCAAGGCTTTGTTTGCTTCTTCAAATGAAAATCTTACAATCTCCGGTTTTATCGGTATCTCTTTTGCAATATTAAGGAATTCCTCTACATCACTACTTGTAACATTAGCAACACTTTTTATTTCACGTTCTTCCCAGAGCAATGTATCATAGTTGATTTCTGGTATTTTTGTTTCTTTTCTAATAGCATTAATGACAACCCTTCCACCTTTTTCAAGAATTTT
This is a stretch of genomic DNA from Aceticella autotrophica. It encodes these proteins:
- a CDS encoding TIGR03960 family B12-binding radical SAM protein, which encodes MYSIKDKIENILMKVAKPARYTGGEINSIIKNTKDFKIRFAFAFPDIYEIGMSHLGMKILYYLINERSDTYCERVFAPWVDMENMMRECDIPLFTLETKTPLKEMDIIGFTLQYELSYTNILNMLNLSGIPIRRIERDFSPLIIAGGPCGYNPAPLSDVVDLFVIGEGEEVINEILDLYADWKDRGFNKEKFLKEATKIQGVYVPSFYKEEYNEDGTVKGIFPLVEGVPSVIKKRIVKNLDKSYFPAKQIVPYINIVHDRIMLEVFRGCTRGCRFCQAGMIYRPVREKSREGLLELADKLIKTTGYEEISLTSLSTCDYSKIEELIHDLIEKYKERGIGIALPSTRIDAFSVNLLKEIQKVRKTGLTLAPEAGTQRLRDVINKGVSEEDLLNSTKEAFKAGWNTVKLYFMIGLPTETMEDVAGIAYLAHKVADVYKEVRGNTKNLKITVSTSTFVPKPFTPFQWFGQEKIDLIIEKQNLLKNMLKGKIFRYSFHEPHISFLEAVISKGDRRVGQAIVKAWEKGCKFDSWRDYFKFDVWMDAFEEEGINPYFYANKERDFYETFPWDIIDCGVKKDYLIREYNKAMEGKLTNDCRLNCTGCGIKELDKGVVCFEAKK
- a CDS encoding M50 family metallopeptidase codes for the protein MNIDGLRIKINPLTWVFILLLITTGYYVELVNITLSVLIHELSHAYIAKKLKINILQIEIFPFGGVAILDSVVFVRPDIEILIALAGPLSNIIFVFILLMIMQFTGLSFDYLVKINIAMALFNLLPGIPLDGGRVLKSILSRFLGLTRAMNYSIYSAYFISIVMIYYAIYSIKDGGINYVLIILAILLFFSSKNEKKMAVFFHLRDVAYKKSEFLKKRSMAVNHIAVLEDEKIGKIINCFLPLKYHIIIVLDKNLREKCRITETQLLDYAVSYGLNKCIGDIFGGF
- a CDS encoding M23 family metallopeptidase; protein product: MKSNKWPSNYSGINKRFNFKNYIEHFENQFIISLIVLGIIMLFKAINLPLTNSITNGAKTLLTFDSNYENTKKGLKLVMEEIPSIKENVIKVFSNNKEEKNTSSDAALQMTAPIEGTIISGFGTRLDSITNREIKQEGIDIEAPMGENVKAVLDGEVMIADNNNPELGKVIVLKHVNDLRTVYAYLSEIDVKKGEQVKKGQIIGKTGNSGKTNVSCLHFEVWENGKPIDPLIKVRIEKKSSGMNK
- a CDS encoding tetratricopeptide repeat protein → MKKIIIFIYLLIFAFSIAGCSNSSKKQETIKKETKIDNMENKKISIEEEKRKALEKKAQEGYNAFLNKKYDDAIAIEDEVLKEDPNCYTAYSVKGITLCYSHNYEEGSKYIDKALSINPNDYLARFNKALSLELYGHYDEAIYWYKKAIEIEKGAWSYYGIASIYGRRGDVENTIKYLKLSIEIDPNVKKEAINEPDFAPVKNSKEFVNLIK
- a CDS encoding TSUP family transporter, with the translated sequence MVNIIIYILIGLSAGVLSGLLGIGGGLLVVPALIYICGFDQLKAQGTSLAIMLPPVGLAAFLEYYKHGNTDLKAGMIIAMMLVIGSIFGAKFACYIPAAYLRKFFGFFMLIFSVKMILEK
- a CDS encoding histone deacetylase family protein translates to MIKAKNKLGLVFFPAFDWAISPTHPEREERLLYTQDQVFEEGIEDINGIKFYNPDMATVKDVERVHFCVPDVMTRVTQSHLISAGGAIKAAEMVMEKDVDKAFAIVRPPGHHAQRVVYGDRGFCIINIEAVMLENIRQRFGNKKIAIVDTDCHHGDGTQDIYWNDKDTLYISFHQDGRTLYPGTGFIDEFGGPSAIGYNINIPLPPETGEEGFLYVLDNLVIPILREYKPDIIVNSAGQDNHYTDPITNMKFTAHGYAELNHRLNPDIAVLEGGYSIEGALPYVNLGIILAMAGLDYSRVKEPDYDPEKLRQSHRITEYIKELCDKIYSCWRRKDDIQRETIKNKQYISRSRNIYYDTDGIRETQTQKFKVCPSCSGVNTIQSRSDLGYEIFAVSIPRDACKACIDEGYKMYEEASRGKYSKVYLQDKVNDVFMSK